Below is a window of Fusobacteriaceae bacterium DNA.
ATGATTCCGGCGCTGTAGACCAGCATTATATTGAAAAAATCGGCAAGGCAGGAAAAACGGAAAAAGAAATGCAACGCCTTTACGTTGCTGTGCATGAGACAGCGGTGAAAAAGGCGCAAGAAGGCAAGATCGATACGAGAGTGAAAAAGCTCTATTATTGCGGCGATTATGATGAAAACAGTCTTATCTCTCTTAAATACTACGTTGACATTGTCAATGCGGCGGCCGGTAAAATTATCGCGATTACCGCAACGGGGCCGGAGACAGGAACGATAGTCTATTCGCTGCCCGTAGATGTAAGCGACGGCGACGAAAAGGACTAAGTGCTATACCGATGGTTTAAAAGATATCGCTCCAGCTTCTTTGATTCTTTTGGGGGGGCAGACGTTTGATTATTTGCAAAAACCTTCCGGACATGCGTGTTCGGGAGGTTTTTTTATTATTCACATCAGACGACAAGATTGTACTGGCTCATATCAGGGAAAATTCAAGAGGAAATTTGTCCGATATTGGATTTTTTTGTATCGTGGTCATACGTTTTGATGTAATTGTATACATAAATGTCAAATATTTCCATTATTTGACACCGATAGCCCATGTGTTTTTGATATAGTGAAGTAGCATAAAAACTATTTCAAGCAGATTTGACGCTTGTTCCGCAACACATTTACAGGAGGCGTAATGAACAAAAAACCGTATTATTTCGTAGTTCTTTCTTTGATTTTCTGCCTGATCAGCATGATCGCAACAAATCTCATTCACACAGACTTTGGGAATGCAAAACGTGAAAAAGCGCGAATTGTTTCCCGTACCGGCCATATATTGAGCATCGATATGCTGATTCCAAAGACAGCGACCGCCAAGACGCCGGCCCCGACAATTATCGTGGCTCATGGCGGGAATAACATCAAAGAAATGATGAGTTCCTTCAAGATTGAATATGTCCGGCGGGGGTACGTCGTCATGGCTATTGATCTCTACAGCCATGGTGAATCGGAGAGTTTACCTCAATCTCAGTGGCTGGATGGAGGACGCGGAATGTATGACGCGGTTCAGTACGCTCTTACGATTCCATTTGTTGATAAGGAGAATATCGCACTCGTCGGATTTTCTCGCGGCGGAGCCGCTTCCAACGAATCTATTCAGATCGACAACAAGTCCGAAAAGCACGTGATAAAAGCTGCGTACCTCGTAAATAGCGACGCCGTGTACAAAAACAAAGAAGGCGCATACATCGACATCTATGGAAGCCGCGATGTCGGGATCAACGCGGATACATTCGACGAGTTTTTCTTTACGGAAAAAAATGTTGCCGCTACAACATACTCAAACGACGCCAATCGTTATGTCAGACCGCAAACATCGCCAGTAGACTATGTTATCAACAACAGCGCCCAATCTTTTCTGTCGTTTGGTGAAGATCCAACCGCACAGACTGAAAAAAGAAAAGCTGAAACAGTTTATACGAAAACGTATTCAGATGGCGAAGGATCGCGGATAATCAACGTTGTAAAACTTGTCCACATTCAAGGTATTCATTCGAAACAGGTTGTTGGAAATACACTCAAATTTTTTGAAAGAGTTATGCCGACCACCCTAAATAAAGACGCCTCAGACCAGATCTGGCCGACGAATTCACGTTTTGGACTCTTGGGCCTGATTGGACTTTGTATGTTCGTAGTATCCTCGGTTTGGCAACTGGCACGTTCAAAACCCTTTGCCTCCCTGGATCAAGGCGGACCGGCTACGATGGGGAGCACGCCGGATACTACAGGGAAAATCTGGTTTTGGGGCTCTCAGCTTGCAACGATCCTGTTTGCGACATTCAGCCTGGTATATTATACAAAATTAGGGTTCAATACATACAGAAACAGTTTCTTTCTTTCGTCAAACGGCTTTTATTATGGTCTTTGGGGAGCTACCGTAGGCGCCTTTGGGCTTCTTCTCTGCTTTATATGCTACCAGTGCTATGGAAAAAAGAATGGTTTCGATCTGAAAGCCTGCGGCTTGGTAACTTCGTGGGGAAACATCGTGAAATCAATCTTGGTCGCAATTATCGTTGCGATCGGCACATATTTAATCGTTTTCGCCGCCCAATATATTTTTAAAACCGAATTCATTTGGTTCAAATGGATTGCCTGCGCTTTCGGAGCGGAAAAAATTCCCCAGATGCTTAAATATTTACCGTTCTATGTTGTCTTCTACCTTTGTATCTCCATAAGCACAAATTGCTTTAACTATAACGGGGTCATCGGTAAATCCAAGTGGATCAACCTGATCGTTTTGGCAATATTGAATACTCTACCGCCTGTTATCATCATGAGCTATCAGTATATTACCTTTGCCAGATCCGGCCTGAACGCGATGATTGGCGGAAACGCCTCCACCGGGAACAATATGATTACGCTGATCCCTGTGATCTTCGTGGCAACAATCATCAATCGAAAAATATATGACCGGACGAAAAATCCTTATCTTGCGGCCATTACGACGGCCTTGGTTTTGACCATCCAATCCGGCATTATCAATGAAACAATTCCTGTAATCGCAAAAGCAGTGCAGTAGGGCGCGGCCATACCCTCGGAACAAAAAAAACTCCGAGCCCCATTTCCGGCGCTCGGAGCGAAAAGATCCGCTTATCTTTGA
It encodes the following:
- a CDS encoding alpha/beta hydrolase, with the translated sequence MNKKPYYFVVLSLIFCLISMIATNLIHTDFGNAKREKARIVSRTGHILSIDMLIPKTATAKTPAPTIIVAHGGNNIKEMMSSFKIEYVRRGYVVMAIDLYSHGESESLPQSQWLDGGRGMYDAVQYALTIPFVDKENIALVGFSRGGAASNESIQIDNKSEKHVIKAAYLVNSDAVYKNKEGAYIDIYGSRDVGINADTFDEFFFTEKNVAATTYSNDANRYVRPQTSPVDYVINNSAQSFLSFGEDPTAQTEKRKAETVYTKTYSDGEGSRIINVVKLVHIQGIHSKQVVGNTLKFFERVMPTTLNKDASDQIWPTNSRFGLLGLIGLCMFVVSSVWQLARSKPFASLDQGGPATMGSTPDTTGKIWFWGSQLATILFATFSLVYYTKLGFNTYRNSFFLSSNGFYYGLWGATVGAFGLLLCFICYQCYGKKNGFDLKACGLVTSWGNIVKSILVAIIVAIGTYLIVFAAQYIFKTEFIWFKWIACAFGAEKIPQMLKYLPFYVVFYLCISISTNCFNYNGVIGKSKWINLIVLAILNTLPPVIIMSYQYITFARSGLNAMIGGNASTGNNMITLIPVIFVATIINRKIYDRTKNPYLAAITTALVLTIQSGIINETIPVIAKAVQ